The genomic window GGTATCCCGCGGGGCGAGAGCCTCGGAGTCCGGCACCTGGAGCAGGAAGTGCAAGGCCAGATCCGCGCGGGAGACCCCCGTGGTCGCCTCGTTGCGGGCTTTCTCGAAGGTGTAGCGACCGGCCTTCAATTCGAGGAGATCCGTCTGCTTTACGTTCCCGTCGCCCTCGTCGAGTTTCTCCTCCATCGTCTTCTGGGCCTTGTCCAGGTCCTTGGCCGCATTGCGGAGGATGGATAGCATTTGGCCCGCGTAGATCCGCTGGAAATACCGCTGCTGCGCCTCCTCGGAGACATCCATTTTTTCCTTTTGGAACTGGGCTTCGGAGACGCGGATATTGGCCTCGGCCGCGCGCTTGCCCGCGATGTAGCGGGTGAAATTCAAAGGCTGCGCCACCGTGGCTTCGATCCCGAAGAAGGGCCCCCACTGATGGAAGTCGTACTCTTTCTGCTTCTGGAAGATGGGCGTATTGTCCGGCAGGAATTCCCTGTTGGTTGAAATCGAGGTGCTATCGAGCACGGTACGCAGGCCCGGCGCGGGGCCCATGCCGGTTTCCACGGTGAATTTGGGGAGGATGGCGGACCGCTTCAGATCCTCGAGTTGCAGTTCGCTCTTGTCGATCTCCAGCCGCTTCTCCTTCAAGATGGGATAGACCTCCATGGCCATCTTTTCGGCCGTGGCGTAATCGAAGGCGCGCGCGGGCGGCGTCGGACGATCGGCAGGCGGCGCGGAGGGAGCGGGCGCAGGGGGTTGGGGCGCGGCGGACGCGCTATCGGAAACGGGGCTATCCGTCCCGGCTTTGGCCGGCGCGGTACGGTTCGGGGCATGAACGGGCCCCGGTTTAGATGCCGGCACGCTGTCGGATCCGGGATGCGGGGCCGCCGACCGGGACGCGGCGGGCGCGCCCGTTGATTGCAACGGGGACGGGCCTGTGCCGGCGGATGCGATGGCGGCGCAGACGAACGCGCCGCTTAAGATGCGCGCGAGACGGTTGCTTTCCCGGTGGGGTTCCATTTTAGGCATCGAATCGGGAAACTATTTTATTTACAATGACATTCAGGATAATGAGCTTCATCCGTATGCCGGACAAAGGTACATTTATTCTCCGCATGATACCCGCATCAACCCACCGCGCGAACGCCCCCAGAATCCCAGACCGCGCGTGAACGCTCGGTCCTTCGCATTGCCCCCCGAGATCACCCCCGATTGGGTTTCGCGGGAGCATGGCCGCCTTCTGGACGGGGCCGGAAACGGTCCGCTGGAACTCGATTGCCGCAAGGTCGTCCGGCTCGATACCCTGGCCCTCGCTTGGCTGGC from Fibrobacterota bacterium includes these protein-coding regions:
- a CDS encoding TolC family protein, giving the protein MEPHRESNRLARILSGAFVCAAIASAGTGPSPLQSTGAPAASRSAAPHPGSDSVPASKPGPVHAPNRTAPAKAGTDSPVSDSASAAPQPPAPAPSAPPADRPTPPARAFDYATAEKMAMEVYPILKEKRLEIDKSELQLEDLKRSAILPKFTVETGMGPAPGLRTVLDSTSISTNREFLPDNTPIFQKQKEYDFHQWGPFFGIEATVAQPLNFTRYIAGKRAAEANIRVSEAQFQKEKMDVSEEAQQRYFQRIYAGQMLSILRNAAKDLDKAQKTMEEKLDEGDGNVKQTDLLELKAGRYTFEKARNEATTGVSRADLALHFLLQVPDSEALAPRDTNLTMRSEVFPSLDSLKMLTLLNHPDLKRLANGLAARRELVRVAKGELGPDIFLFGDFKYTKAWSPARSSGGEDPFARDPLNELTAVGGLGMRLNLNFWSRYEKVRKERIELNQLERTEAYAARGLLLKMQDEYLQMLNCKADVADAQKSLRAAEAWLKGAAMKYDLDPSNAKDLISPYKTALGARRDYYEAVLNYNLAVAKVIKSIGWTLGDFIHNLGPKSP